GGCCTGGTCGTCGAGTCCGCCAAGGGCGAGTGCAACCTCGGACAGCACGAGATCGTCTTCCGCTACGACGAGGCGCTCACCACCTGCGACCAGCACTCCGTCTACAAGACGGGCGCCAAGGAGATCGCCGCCCAGGAGGGCGTCTCGCTCACCTTCATGGCCAAGTACGACGAGCGCGAGGGCAACTCCTGTCACATCCACCTCTCGCTCACCGACACCGACGGGCGCAACGCCATGGCCGGAGACGGGCCAGGGGGAATGTCACCGGTGATGCGGCACTTCCTGGCCGGCCAGCTGGCAGCGCTGCGCGACTTCTCCCTTCTCTACGCCCCCAACATCAACTCGTACAAGCGTTTCCGGCCGGGATCCTTCGCACCCACCGCGGTCGCCTGGGGCGTCGACAACCGGACCTGCGCCCTGCGCGTGGTCGGCCACGGACGATCGATGCGCTTCGAGAACCGCCTCCCCGGCGGCGACGTCAACCCGTACCTCGCCGTCTCCGGCCTGGTCGCGGCAGGGCTCTACGGCATCGAGAACCGCCTCGAACTCCCCGAGGTGTGCACCGGCAACGCGTACACGGGCGACTACGCGCACGTTCCCGCCACCTTGCGGGAGGCCGCCGAGCTCTGGGAGAACAGCGAGATCGCCAAGGCCGCCTTCGGCCCCGAAGTGGTCGCCCACTACCGGAACATGGCCCGCGTGGAACTCGACGCCTACGACTCCGCGGTGACCGACTGGGAGCTGCGCCGCTCCTTCGAACGCCTGTAACCCTCCAAAACCCGAACCGTCTGTGAGGCACCACGTGTCCGATGTGCTGGCCCCCCTCAACCTAGAGGTGCTGAATCCGGCCACCGAGGAAACCGTCGCCATCGTCCCGGCCGCCACACGGGACGATGTCGACGCCGCCGTCGCCCGGGCCGTCGTGGCCCAGCGCGCCTGGGCGGCGGCCGCCCCCGCCGACCGGGCCCGACTCCTGCGCCGCTTCGCCGCGGCCGTCGACGGCCACCTCGAGGAACTGGCCCTGCTGGAGGTCCGCGAGGCCGGCCACACCATCGGCAACGCCCGCTGGGAAGCGGGCAACGTGCGCGACCTGCTGGACTTCGCCGCCGGGGGAGTGGAACGCCTCTCCGGCCGCCAGATCCCCGTCGCCGGAGGCATCGACGTCACCTTCCTCGAACCCCTCGGGGTCATCGGGGTGATCGCCCCCTGGAACTTCCCGATGCCGATCGCCGCCTGGGGGCTGGCGCCCGCCCTCGCCGCGGGCAACGCCGTCATCCTCAAGCCCGCCGAGACCACCCCCCTCACCGCCCTGCGCCTCGCCGAACTCGCCCTCGAAGCCGGGATCCCCGAACACCTCTTCCAGGTGCTCCCCGGCCACGGAGCGGTCACCGGCGACGCGCTGGTCGAACACCCCGGAGTCGCGAAGATCGTCTTCACCGGCTCCACCCGCGTCGGCAAGCAGATCATGGCCAAGTGCGCCGACCGGGTGAAGCGGGTCACCCTCGAACTCGGCGGCAAGAGCCCCAACATCGTCTTCGCCGACGCGGACCTGGAGGCCGCCGCGGCCGCGGCGCCGATGGCCTTCCTCGACAACACCGGCCAGGACTGCTGCGCCCGCACCCGGATCCTCGTACAGCGCTCCGCCTACGACCGCTTCCTCGAACTCGTCGCCCCCGGCATCGCGTCCGTGGTCGTCGGCGACCCGCTCGACGAGAAGACCCAGATGGGCCCGCTCATCTCCCGGGCACAGCTGGAGCGCGTCCGCTCCTACGTCCCCGACGACCTCACCGCCATCCGCGGCACCGCCCCCGACGGCCCCGGCTTCTGGTACCCGCCCACCCTCGTCACGGACGTGGCCCCCACGGCGCCCGTGGCCACCGAGGAGGTCTTCGGGCCGGTCGCCGTGATCCTCCCCTTCGAGGACGAGGAGGACGCCGTACGCCTGGCCAACGCGACCGAGTACGGACTCTCCGGCTCCCTCTGGACCCGCGACATCGGCCGCGCCCTGCGCGTCTCGCGCGCCGTCGCCGCGGGCAACCTCTCCGTCAACTCCCACAGCAGCGTCCGCTACTGGACCCCCTTCGGCGGATACAAGCAGTCCGGGCTCGGCCGCGAGCTCGGGCCCGACGCCCTCACCGCATTCACCGAGACCAAGAACGTCTTCATCAGCACGGAGGCCTGAACCCCATGACCGACCGCACCGAAGAGACCGAACAGATCGTCTGCCGCCGCCTGCCCGGCCGCACCGCCGTCATCACCGGAGCCGGCAGCGGCATCGGCCTCGCCACCGCCCGCCGCCTCGCCGCCGAAGGCGCCAACATCGTCTGCGCCGACATCGACCCCGTCGCCGGCAAGGCCGCCGCCGAGGAGGTGGGAGGCCTCTTCGTCCAGGTCGACGTCACCGACAAGGAACAGGTCGACGCCCTCTTCAAGACGGCCTACGACACCTACGGCTCCGTCGACATCGCCTTCAACAACGCCGGCATCTCGCCCCCGGACGACGACTCCATCCTCACCACCGAGCTCGACGCCTGGCGCCGCGTCCAGGACGTCAACCTCACCTCCGTCTACCTCTGCTGCAAGGCCGCCCTCCCCTACATGCAGGCGCAGAAGCGCGGCTCCATCATCAACACGGCCTCCTTCGTGGCCATCATGGGCGCGGCCACCTCCCAGATCTCCTACACCGCCTCCAAGGGCGGCGTCCTCGCCATGTCCCGCGAACTCGGCGTCCAGTTCGCCCGCGAGGGCATCCGCGTCAACGCCCTGTGCCCGGGGCCCGTCAACACCCCGCTGCTCCAGGAGCTCTTCGCCAAGGACCCCGAGCGCGCCGCCCGCCGCCTCGTGCACATCCCGCTGGGCCGCTTCGCCGAACCCACCGAGATCGCCGCCGCCGTGGCCTTCCTCGCCAGCGACGACTCCTCCTTCATCAACGCCACCGACTTCCTGGTCGACGGCGGCATCTCCGGCGCGTACGTCACCCCCCTGTAGACCGGCCCGTCCCGTCGGCCCGCACCAGCCAGGCGCCTCCCGAGGCGCCCGGCTGTTCCCGGGTCCTACAGGAAGGTCCGGCCCTCGCCCCGGTAGGTCGGGGCGGTGGCCGTCACCCGGTCACCCTCGATCAGATGCAGCGCGTCGAACCGCTCGCACAGCTCACCCGCCTTCGCGTGCCGGAACCACACCCGGTCCCCGATCAGCAGATCGTCCGCCGCGCTCCCCAGCAGCGGTGTCTGCACCTCGCCCGCACCCTCCTGCGGGTCGTAGCGCAGCCCCGCCGGCAGGTACGGCACCGGCAGCCGGTCGGCGCCCGCCGCCCCCGAGGCCGGATAACCGCCGCCCAGCACCGTCACCACACCCACCCCGGGCCGCCGGACCACCGGCTGCGCGAACAGCGCCGCCGGACGCCCCCGGAACGACGTGTAGTTGTCGAACAGCCGCGGCACGTACAGCCCCGACCCCGCGGCGATCTCCGTCACCGCCTCCTCGGCAGCCGTCTCCGCGACACTGCCGGTACCGCCGCCGTTGACGAACTCCAGGTCCCCCACCACCGCCCGCACGGCCCGCACCGCCTCGGCCCGCCGCACGGCCAGCTCCCTGCGGGCCGCGCCCTGCATCAGCCGGATCATCCGCGAGCGCACCGGCCGCCCGGCCAGCGCGTCGCCGACCCCGGCCACGTGGCCCTCGTAGCCCATCAGCCCCACCACCCGGAACCCGGGCCGGGAGGCCACCGCCCCCGCCAGCGCGGCCAGCTGCCCCGGCTCGCGCAGCGGCGAGCGCCGCGCCCCGACCCGTACCCGACCGCCGAGCAGGTGCAGGGCGGTGTCCAGCTCCAGGCAGACCCGTACCTCCTCCGCGCCCCCGCCCCGCGAACGGTCGATCAGGTCCAGCTGCGCCGGATCGTCCACCATCACCGTGACGGCCGCCGCCAGCTTCGGATCACCCGCGAGCTCCGCGAAACCGGCCCGGTCGGCCGATGGATAGGCGAGCAGCACGTCCTCGAACCCGGACCGGGCGAGCCACAGCGACTCCGCCAGGGTGTACGACATGATCCCCGCGAACCCCGGCCGGGCCAGCACGCGTTCGAGGAGCGCCCGGCACCGTACGGACTTGCTCGCGACCCGGACCGGCTTCCCGCCCGCGCGGCGGACGAGATCGTCGGCGTTGGCGTCGAAGGCGTCGAGGTCCACGATGGCCAGGGGCGCGTCGAGATGCGCGGTCGCCCGGTCGTACCGGGCCCGGTCCGAAGTCATGGGCGGCAGCTTGCCAGACCGCCGTACCGCCGGGTAGGGGTCTCGGCGACCCCGGCCGCACCCCGCCCGACCGCCGGGCCAGGGCGACGGCACCGTAGAGTACGGGCAGGCAGCCGTACAGAACGGGGGGCGGAGCCGCCGGATGAGCACGTCGACACCACGGGCCGCGGTCCAGGTCGAGCCCGGCCGGACCCCGCCACCGCCCCCGCGCCGCCACCC
The Streptomyces sp. NBC_00091 genome window above contains:
- a CDS encoding glutamine synthetase family protein; protein product: MVDRKPPLATEELRALVASGEIDTVVLAFPDMQGRLQGKRFAAQFFLDEVLPHGTEGCNYLLAVDTDMNTVDGYEMSSWDRGYGDFAMHPDLATLRRIPWNPGSAFLVADLAWNDGSPVVAAPRQILRRQLERLAEHGYTAMVGTELEFMVFQDTYEQAWNANYRGLTPANQYNIDYSVLGTGRVEPLLRRIRNEMQAAGLVVESAKGECNLGQHEIVFRYDEALTTCDQHSVYKTGAKEIAAQEGVSLTFMAKYDEREGNSCHIHLSLTDTDGRNAMAGDGPGGMSPVMRHFLAGQLAALRDFSLLYAPNINSYKRFRPGSFAPTAVAWGVDNRTCALRVVGHGRSMRFENRLPGGDVNPYLAVSGLVAAGLYGIENRLELPEVCTGNAYTGDYAHVPATLREAAELWENSEIAKAAFGPEVVAHYRNMARVELDAYDSAVTDWELRRSFERL
- a CDS encoding aldehyde dehydrogenase, which produces MSDVLAPLNLEVLNPATEETVAIVPAATRDDVDAAVARAVVAQRAWAAAAPADRARLLRRFAAAVDGHLEELALLEVREAGHTIGNARWEAGNVRDLLDFAAGGVERLSGRQIPVAGGIDVTFLEPLGVIGVIAPWNFPMPIAAWGLAPALAAGNAVILKPAETTPLTALRLAELALEAGIPEHLFQVLPGHGAVTGDALVEHPGVAKIVFTGSTRVGKQIMAKCADRVKRVTLELGGKSPNIVFADADLEAAAAAAPMAFLDNTGQDCCARTRILVQRSAYDRFLELVAPGIASVVVGDPLDEKTQMGPLISRAQLERVRSYVPDDLTAIRGTAPDGPGFWYPPTLVTDVAPTAPVATEEVFGPVAVILPFEDEEDAVRLANATEYGLSGSLWTRDIGRALRVSRAVAAGNLSVNSHSSVRYWTPFGGYKQSGLGRELGPDALTAFTETKNVFISTEA
- a CDS encoding 3-oxoacyl-ACP reductase, producing MTDRTEETEQIVCRRLPGRTAVITGAGSGIGLATARRLAAEGANIVCADIDPVAGKAAAEEVGGLFVQVDVTDKEQVDALFKTAYDTYGSVDIAFNNAGISPPDDDSILTTELDAWRRVQDVNLTSVYLCCKAALPYMQAQKRGSIINTASFVAIMGAATSQISYTASKGGVLAMSRELGVQFAREGIRVNALCPGPVNTPLLQELFAKDPERAARRLVHIPLGRFAEPTEIAAAVAFLASDDSSFINATDFLVDGGISGAYVTPL
- a CDS encoding amino acid deaminase/aldolase, whose protein sequence is MTSDRARYDRATAHLDAPLAIVDLDAFDANADDLVRRAGGKPVRVASKSVRCRALLERVLARPGFAGIMSYTLAESLWLARSGFEDVLLAYPSADRAGFAELAGDPKLAAAVTVMVDDPAQLDLIDRSRGGGAEEVRVCLELDTALHLLGGRVRVGARRSPLREPGQLAALAGAVASRPGFRVVGLMGYEGHVAGVGDALAGRPVRSRMIRLMQGAARRELAVRRAEAVRAVRAVVGDLEFVNGGGTGSVAETAAEEAVTEIAAGSGLYVPRLFDNYTSFRGRPAALFAQPVVRRPGVGVVTVLGGGYPASGAAGADRLPVPYLPAGLRYDPQEGAGEVQTPLLGSAADDLLIGDRVWFRHAKAGELCERFDALHLIEGDRVTATAPTYRGEGRTFL